The genomic interval TCGCATTCCGCGGCCCCGCCGCTCCCCGTCGCATCGACGGGTCGACAGCTTCCGAAGGACATCATCATGGCTTCCACCACCGCCCCCCGCACGCTCCGTTCCGCCCGCCCCGACCTCGCCGCCGAGCTGCCCGTCCAGGCCGCGCCCGAGCGCAACGTGCCCGAGGGCACCGAGGTGCGCGGCTTCGCGCTCTACGTCGGCCTCGCCGATGACAAGATCGCCGACGGCGATCCCCGCCTCGGCGCCATCGTGACGCGGATCAAGCAGCTCGTCGCCGAGCTCTCCCCCGCCGCGGAGACCTACGCCGCCGTCGCACTCGCCCCCGAGGGCACCGGCGGCCGCGACGTCGACGTGGTGCGGCTCGCGCTCGGCGATCCCGCGGCGCACGCGCGTCAGAAGCAGCACGAGCAGGATGCGGACGACCGCGCCGCGAGCGGCGTGATCCTCGACCTCTCGCGCAAGCGGGTGCTCCTCGACAACGTGGCGGCGGCGCTCACCTTCCGGGAGTTCGAGCTCCTGCAGTACCTCGTGCTCCGCGAGGGCCGCACGGTCAGCCGCGAGGAGCTCATCACGGCGCTCTGGAGCGACGCCTCCGAGGAGGAGACGCCGAGCGAGCGCACCATCGACGTGCACATCCGCCGCCTGCGGGTGAAGCTCGCGCAGTACCAGGACATCGTCCGCACGGTGCGCGGCACGGGGTACCGCTTCGACCGGCACGCGGACGTGTCGATCCTCAGCACGGCGGCGCCGAGCCCCGACGTTTTCTAATCTGGCATTCCAACCGCGCCGCGGCCGCTCTTCCACGGGCTCCGCTCCTGCGGTAACGTCGATGGCAGATCAATTCCGAAGGAGATCGACATGACCACGCTGCCCCCCGAGGGACAGGACGGCCAGACTCCGGCCGACCAGACCCCGAACGTCCCCGCGCCCGAGGCTCCGGTCCCGCCCGCGGCCCCCGCGGCTCCGGAGACCCCGCAGTACCAGGCGCCGCAGCAGCCCGCGCAGCCCCAGTACCAGGCTCCCCCGGCCGCCCCCCAGTACCAGGCGCCCGCCGGGGGCCAGACGCCGCCCCCGGGCGGCTACCAGCAGCCCCAGCCGGGGTACGCGCAGCCGGTCAGCGATCCGGTGAGCAACGTCACGCTCAACTACTGGCTGTCGGTGTTCTTCACCTGGATCCCTGCCCTCATCTTCTTCCTCATCGAGAAGGACAAGGGCAACCGTCAGGCCTACGACTACCACCGCGACAACCTGAACTTCTCGCTGCTGCGCGTCGCGGCGGTCATCGCCGCCTACATCCTGATGGTCATCCCCTACATCGGCTGGGTGCTCGCCATCATCGTGTGGATCGGCCTCGCCGTGCTGTTCGTGTTCCACATCATCGCGGCCGTCAAGGCGCCGCAGTCGTACCGCAACGGCGAGCGTCCGCCGTTCATCTTCAACATCCCCCTCGTCAAGTAGCGGGATCCCCGACGGCCCCGGCACCCCTCGCGGGTGCCGGGGCCGTCGGCGTTCCCCCACCCACGGCGCCGCCCAGCAATCCGCAGGGCTCCCGATCCGCATGGCCCCCGGTCCCGACCTCCCCGGCCCCGCGATCCCCGCGGCCCGCGATCCGTGCGGCGCCCGATCCCCGCGGCCCCCGATCCGTGCGGCCCCCGATCCCCGGCCCCGATCGCCGCGGCCCCCGGTCTTCGCACGTCAGAAGATGTCGTCTGAAGCGGCTTCAACCCGCATTTCATGACGTGCGAAACCCGGGCAGGGCAGGGCGAGACAGACGAGTCGGGCAGGGTCCGACGGGGAGGCCGGGCGGCTCGGGATCGGCGGGCCCGGGTGCGAGACGGGCGCGGGTGCGGGGCGAGCGGGCTCAGCCGGCCTGGCCGGCGCGCCGCCGCTCGGCCCCGCGCCCCGGTTCCCCCGAGCGGCGCGCTCGGCCTTCCGCGCGCGGCGCTCCGCCCGCCAGGCGTTCCACCGCTCCCAGAACCGCGCGAGCACCTTCCGCAGCCAGCCGAGCAGGCGCCGCGCCCAGTGGTACTCGGTGCCGAGGATCGTGAGGCCGATGAACACGATGAGCCAGCCGGGCCCGGGCAGTGGCACGAGGATCAGCCCCACGACGGCGACCACGATTCCGAGGGTCGTCACGACGATCTTGTAGAGCGAGTTCAGCCAGGGCCTGCGCCGGATCGCCGCGCGGCCGCGCTCCATGAACCGGCCGAAGCGGCGGCCCAGGCGATGCGCGCGCTCCGCGTCGTCGGCGTACGGGTCTCCCATGGTCCGAGCGTACGCGACGGTGCTGGCAGGACGCCGGGATGGCCGGAGTGCCGACCGGGCCGATCCCTCGGCGAGCCCGGTGGCCAAGGCGCGAGCCGGGGGCGAGCACCGGGGCGCGCACCCGGGGCGCGCCCCCGAGACAGGAGCGCGGCAGCCGTCGCCGCATCGCCCGCGGGGCCCGGGTCGCGCGCCGCCGCCCTAGACTGGGCCCGTGAAGGAACGCTGGCGCGCTGTGGCCCGGGCGACCGGGCTCGTCTCCCCCGACGGGTCGACCCGACCCACGATCTTCGCCGAGATGACGGCGCTCGCGCAGGCGAGCGGGGCCGCGAACCTCGGCCAGGGCTTTCCCGATGAGGACGGTCCCGCGTGGATCCGCGAGGCGGCGATCGCGGCGATCCGGGAGGGCGCGAACCAGTATCCGCCCGGGCGCGGGATCGCCGAGCTCCGGGAAGCCGTCGCGGCGCACCAGCGACGCCATTACGGCATCGAACTCGATCCCGCGACGGAGATCCTCATCACCGCGGGGGCGACCGAGGCGCTCACCGCGGCCGTGCTCGCGCTCGCGGGCCCGGGCGACGAGGTGGTCACCCTCGAACCATTCTACGACTCGCATGCCGCCGCGATCGCGCTCGCCGGGGCCACGCACGTCACGGTGCCGCTCGCCCCCGACCCGACCGGCGGCTTCCGAGTGGACCTCGACGCGCTCGACGCGGCGGTCGGCCCGCGCACGCGCGCGATCCTCGTGAACTCCCCGCACAACCCGACCGGCGCCGTGCTCGGCGCCGAGGAGCTCGCGCGGATCGCCGCCGCCGCGCAGCGCGCCGACGCCATCGTCGTCACCGACGAGGTGTACGAGCACCTCGTCTTCGACGACGCCGCCCACATCCCGATCGCGAGCCTGCCCGGCATGGCGGAGCGGACGCTCACGGTCTCCTCGGCCGGCAAGACCTTCTCCCTCACCGGCTGGAAGGTCGGCTGGGTCTCGGGGCCGGCGGGGCTCATCGAGGCGGTCCTCGCGGTGAAGCAGTTCCTCACCTACTCCGGCGGCGCGCCCTTCCAGCCCGCGATCGCCCGCGCGCTCTCCGAGGGGGACGCCGACGTCGCCGGGCTGCGGGATTCGCTCGCCGCCAGACGGGACCGGCTGGTAACCGGGCTGCGCGCCGCGGGATTCTCCGTCGTCGTGCCGCACGGCACCTACTTCGTCTGCGCGGACGCGACGCCGTTCCTCACCCCCGATACCCCGGACGGCGCCGCCTTCGCCCGCGCCCTGCCCGGCCGAGCGGGGGTCGCCTGCGTGCCGCTCTCGGCGTTCTGCCGCGAGGGATCCGCCACGGCGCGCGCACTCGCCCCCTGGGTGCGATTCACCTTCGTGAAGGACGCGGCGACGCTGGACGCCGCGATCGATCGGCTCAGCGCGCTCCGAGGCTGAACACCGGATCGCCGTTCCGCAGAATCGGCGCAGGCGCGTCGGATCGGGGACGGCGCACCGGATCGGTGGCCGCGCACCGGATCGGGGACGGGCTCCGCCGCATGCCCCCGATCCGGATCCGCTCAGAGCGGGGCGACCTTGCCGGTGACGCCATGCGGATCGATGACGAACTTGCGCGCCACCCCGG from Leucobacter allii carries:
- a CDS encoding winged helix-turn-helix domain-containing protein; protein product: MASTTAPRTLRSARPDLAAELPVQAAPERNVPEGTEVRGFALYVGLADDKIADGDPRLGAIVTRIKQLVAELSPAAETYAAVALAPEGTGGRDVDVVRLALGDPAAHARQKQHEQDADDRAASGVILDLSRKRVLLDNVAAALTFREFELLQYLVLREGRTVSREELITALWSDASEEETPSERTIDVHIRRLRVKLAQYQDIVRTVRGTGYRFDRHADVSILSTAAPSPDVF
- a CDS encoding DUF4870 domain-containing protein; translated protein: MTTLPPEGQDGQTPADQTPNVPAPEAPVPPAAPAAPETPQYQAPQQPAQPQYQAPPAAPQYQAPAGGQTPPPGGYQQPQPGYAQPVSDPVSNVTLNYWLSVFFTWIPALIFFLIEKDKGNRQAYDYHRDNLNFSLLRVAAVIAAYILMVIPYIGWVLAIIVWIGLAVLFVFHIIAAVKAPQSYRNGERPPFIFNIPLVK
- a CDS encoding TIGR02611 family protein, which translates into the protein MGDPYADDAERAHRLGRRFGRFMERGRAAIRRRPWLNSLYKIVVTTLGIVVAVVGLILVPLPGPGWLIVFIGLTILGTEYHWARRLLGWLRKVLARFWERWNAWRAERRARKAERAARGNRGAGPSGGAPARPAEPARPAPAPVSHPGPPIPSRPASPSDPARLVCLALPCPGFARHEMRVEAASDDIF
- a CDS encoding pyridoxal phosphate-dependent aminotransferase, with protein sequence MKERWRAVARATGLVSPDGSTRPTIFAEMTALAQASGAANLGQGFPDEDGPAWIREAAIAAIREGANQYPPGRGIAELREAVAAHQRRHYGIELDPATEILITAGATEALTAAVLALAGPGDEVVTLEPFYDSHAAAIALAGATHVTVPLAPDPTGGFRVDLDALDAAVGPRTRAILVNSPHNPTGAVLGAEELARIAAAAQRADAIVVTDEVYEHLVFDDAAHIPIASLPGMAERTLTVSSAGKTFSLTGWKVGWVSGPAGLIEAVLAVKQFLTYSGGAPFQPAIARALSEGDADVAGLRDSLAARRDRLVTGLRAAGFSVVVPHGTYFVCADATPFLTPDTPDGAAFARALPGRAGVACVPLSAFCREGSATARALAPWVRFTFVKDAATLDAAIDRLSALRG